In Silene latifolia isolate original U9 population chromosome X, ASM4854445v1, whole genome shotgun sequence, the following proteins share a genomic window:
- the LOC141617211 gene encoding uncharacterized protein LOC141617211 — MAGEDDQQIQHYSILESNDRKAEEKYYATLLNNAIMLPRKLLLEEMNSSMDGYEVTVSHYTSSEVFDDMKSDHTVDVNLEGLINEARSLKPRLKKKSDRGFRVPKKPLVQRLIPYIYNSTKVYRIAATRKWKVSAAKICRRLYVIAIGLKYMIKSSSPILRKRAAQLTKIVVDDEEDYMLAVEAKNAGFTGTLVLTNQLSVSQSEEIEEDAIAKGFKIHVMYTLAEKRKAKEDAAPGSQEKKAKI, encoded by the exons ATGGCGGGAGAAGACGATCAACAGATTCAACACTACTCGATTCTCGAGAG TAATGACAGGAAGGCTGAGGAGAAATATTACGCAACACTACTGAACAACGCAATCATGTTGCCTCGAAAGTTGCTTCTGGAGGAGATGAATAGTAGCATGGATGGTTATGAAGTGACTGTGTCTCACTACACCTCCTCTGAGGTCTTTGATGATATGAAGAGTGATCATACTGTGGATGTGAACTTGGAGGGCCTGATAAATGAAGCTCGCAGTCTGAAACCGAGATTGAAGAAGAAATCTGATCGTGGATTCCGTGTCCCTAAGAAACCTCTGGTTCAACGTCTAATCCCTTATATCTACAACAGCACTAAAGTCTACAGGATTGCTGCAACCAGGAAGTGGAAAGTCTCTGCAGCTAAAATTTGCCGAAGGCTATACGTCATTGCAATAGGGCTCAAGTACATGATCAAATCAAGCTCCCCAATTCTCCGTAAGCGTGCTGCACAACTGACCAAAATTGTAGTCGACGATGAAGAGGACTACATGCTTGCCGTGGAAGCCAAGAATGCAGGTTTTACAGGAACCCTCGTACTCACCAACCAGCTGAGCGTGTCTCAATCAGAAGAGATAGAAGAAGATGCGATTGCTAAAGGCTTCAAGATCCATGTTATGTACACACTCGCAGAAAAGAGGAAGGCGAAAGAAGATGCTGCTCCTGGGTCCCAAGAGAAGAAAGCAAAAATCTGA